In Halorhabdus rudnickae, the following proteins share a genomic window:
- a CDS encoding DUF7547 family protein: MSSQSPRPTPAEIVGELTRTLRALRRELRDSNGRGGRGLDRLVQFTSEVTIPATILVLETNIRALRLLQRTLRLARDAEDGATTTEATTLGRSVVDRIDEALREAQSTVEKTSADEEAGELLEEAKELNRQLAARLETDDAGEQFTTQDDSETASVDIDSELASLKDRYNDASDDEDDTGDASDRG; the protein is encoded by the coding sequence ATGAGCAGTCAATCGCCTCGGCCCACGCCGGCAGAAATCGTCGGCGAGCTCACCCGGACCCTTCGTGCACTCCGGCGGGAGTTGCGTGACTCGAACGGTCGGGGAGGACGGGGACTCGATCGCCTCGTCCAGTTCACCAGTGAGGTGACGATCCCGGCAACAATCCTCGTACTCGAGACGAATATCCGCGCCTTGCGTCTCCTCCAGCGGACGCTCAGGCTGGCCCGCGACGCCGAAGACGGGGCCACAACGACGGAGGCGACGACGCTGGGACGTTCGGTCGTCGACCGCATCGATGAGGCCCTGCGTGAGGCCCAGTCGACTGTCGAAAAGACGTCCGCCGACGAGGAAGCCGGGGAGCTCCTCGAGGAGGCAAAGGAACTCAACCGCCAGTTGGCGGCCCGCCTCGAAACCGACGATGCGGGCGAACAGTTTACTACGCAGGACGACAGCGAAACGGCATCGGTCGACATCGACTCCGAACTCGCCTCACTCAAAGATCGGTACAACGACGCGAGCGACGACGAGGACGATACGGGTGACGCCTCTGACAGAGGGTGA
- a CDS encoding acetate--CoA ligase family protein, with protein MGQLDTLFAPERVAVVGATESDGAVGRAIMENLLDGYVGDVVPVNPSSEEVFGLECYDDLTGTEDIDLAIVVVPPQIVNDVLRQAGEAGIRDVAVITAGFGESGSEGVEREREMKAVADEYDLNLVGPNCLGVISTTVGMNATFTEKSAIAGNISFMSQSGAFISAVLDWAGDHNVGFNDIVSLGNKAVLDEGSFIDYWGDDPDTDVILGYLEDIENGREFIDTAREVTKDTPIVAVKSGRTEAGASAAASHTGAIAGSERAYEAGLEQAGVIRANSVQELFDYSTILGDQPLPESNNIAIVTNAGGPGVMATDAIGDSDLEMASFTDETLEELEEAMPGEANIFNPVDVLGDAPADRYEKALDIVLDDPNVGSVIVVSSPQSIDFEELADVIVEKFEEYSVPIAASLMGGDTAEEPAEILGEAGIPSYFDPARGVDSLDALWEYAEIQDHEYADPTDFDVDRERAREVLERTKERDTNKLGVEAMELLDAYGIPMPDSAIATDKTEAVQAAGEIDGDVVMKIVSPDILHKSDIGGVEVGVPDDEVADTYDDLISRARNYQPDATILGVQLQEMANLDAGTETIVGINRDPQFGPLVMFGLGGIFVEVLEDATFRVAPVSEPEAEAMIDEIDSAPLLRGARGRESVDESAVVETIQRISQLVTDFPAILELDINPLVATPDGVSAVDIRLTVDQEEL; from the coding sequence ATGGGCCAATTAGATACGTTGTTCGCGCCCGAACGGGTCGCTGTCGTCGGTGCTACCGAGAGCGACGGGGCCGTCGGGCGTGCAATCATGGAGAATCTTCTCGACGGCTACGTCGGTGACGTCGTACCAGTCAACCCGAGTTCTGAGGAGGTATTCGGACTCGAGTGTTACGACGACCTCACGGGGACCGAGGACATCGACCTGGCGATCGTCGTCGTCCCGCCACAGATCGTCAACGACGTGCTCCGCCAGGCCGGCGAAGCCGGCATCCGTGACGTCGCCGTGATCACAGCTGGTTTCGGCGAGTCCGGGAGCGAGGGCGTCGAGCGCGAACGGGAGATGAAGGCGGTAGCCGACGAGTACGACCTCAACCTCGTTGGGCCGAACTGTCTGGGCGTGATCTCGACGACGGTCGGGATGAATGCCACATTCACCGAGAAGTCGGCTATCGCGGGCAACATCTCCTTTATGAGCCAGTCCGGGGCGTTTATCTCGGCCGTCCTCGACTGGGCGGGCGATCACAACGTCGGGTTCAACGACATCGTCTCGCTGGGTAACAAAGCCGTCCTCGATGAGGGATCGTTCATCGACTACTGGGGCGACGATCCGGATACCGACGTCATCCTCGGGTATCTCGAGGACATCGAGAACGGCCGGGAGTTCATCGACACCGCCCGCGAGGTCACCAAGGACACGCCGATCGTCGCCGTGAAGTCCGGACGGACCGAAGCCGGGGCCTCGGCCGCAGCCTCCCACACGGGGGCGATCGCCGGCAGCGAGCGCGCTTACGAGGCGGGGCTCGAACAGGCCGGCGTCATCCGGGCCAACAGTGTCCAGGAACTGTTCGACTACTCGACTATCCTTGGCGACCAACCGCTGCCAGAGAGCAACAATATCGCCATCGTCACCAACGCCGGCGGCCCCGGCGTGATGGCGACCGACGCGATCGGCGACTCGGACCTCGAGATGGCTTCGTTCACCGACGAGACCTTGGAGGAACTCGAGGAAGCCATGCCGGGGGAAGCCAACATCTTCAACCCCGTCGACGTCCTCGGGGATGCCCCTGCGGACCGATACGAGAAAGCTCTGGATATTGTCCTCGACGATCCGAACGTCGGATCAGTCATCGTCGTTTCCTCGCCACAGTCTATCGACTTCGAGGAGCTGGCGGACGTCATCGTCGAGAAATTCGAGGAGTATAGCGTCCCGATAGCCGCGAGTCTCATGGGTGGCGACACGGCAGAGGAACCCGCCGAAATCCTCGGCGAGGCCGGCATCCCGTCGTACTTCGATCCCGCGCGTGGCGTCGATAGCCTCGACGCGCTCTGGGAGTACGCCGAGATTCAGGACCATGAGTATGCCGACCCTACCGACTTCGATGTCGATCGCGAACGCGCCCGCGAAGTCCTCGAACGGACGAAAGAGCGGGACACCAACAAGCTCGGCGTCGAGGCGATGGAATTGCTCGATGCCTATGGCATCCCAATGCCCGATAGTGCCATCGCGACGGACAAGACCGAGGCTGTCCAGGCGGCGGGCGAGATCGACGGCGACGTCGTGATGAAGATCGTCAGCCCGGACATCTTACACAAGTCCGACATCGGCGGCGTCGAAGTCGGCGTACCCGACGACGAGGTCGCCGACACCTACGACGACCTCATCTCTCGCGCGCGCAACTACCAGCCAGACGCGACGATCCTGGGTGTCCAACTCCAAGAGATGGCCAATCTCGATGCTGGGACCGAGACAATCGTCGGGATCAACCGCGATCCGCAGTTCGGGCCCTTGGTGATGTTCGGGCTGGGCGGAATCTTCGTGGAAGTGCTCGAAGACGCGACCTTCCGGGTCGCACCTGTCAGCGAGCCCGAAGCCGAAGCGATGATCGACGAGATCGATTCGGCACCACTGCTGCGCGGTGCACGGGGCCGAGAATCGGTCGACGAGAGCGCTGTCGTGGAGACGATACAGCGCATCTCACAGCTCGTCACTGACTTCCCCGCGATACTGGAACTGGACATCAACCCACTCGTCGCGACGCCCGATGGCGTCTCGGCGGTCGACATCCGCCTGACCGTCGATCAGGAGGAACTTTAA
- a CDS encoding phosphotransacetylase family protein, giving the protein MDPILVTSTEEATGKTAVSLAIAKLADAAGHSVGYMKPKGTRLQSATGKTRDEDPMLARQLLDLDSEMHELEPIVYTPTFVQEAIQGRERPEELRDRVLENYEKMASERDMMVIEGTDRLTTGGIVDLTDADIAEMLDAQVVLLSRYDEPEDVDDILAAAETLGDSLAGVLFNAVPDSVFDQLTTDVVPFLENHDIPVLGVVPRVQELAGLTVGDLAERLGAEVLTSDASTDLFVERFTVGAMSGESALTQFRRMQNAVMITSGDRPEIVTAALEASGIKCIILGGGFRPSNAIVGRAEEEGVPILLLQSDTRMVIDRTEDFLKTGPTRSVGTVDRMQELLDDHADVGSLIGVERDDE; this is encoded by the coding sequence ATGGATCCCATACTCGTTACCTCGACCGAAGAAGCGACCGGCAAAACCGCAGTCTCGCTCGCGATCGCGAAGCTGGCCGACGCGGCCGGCCACAGCGTCGGGTACATGAAGCCAAAGGGCACGCGCCTGCAGAGCGCGACGGGCAAGACCCGCGACGAGGACCCGATGCTCGCCCGACAACTCCTCGATTTGGACTCGGAGATGCACGAACTCGAGCCGATCGTCTACACCCCGACGTTCGTTCAGGAGGCCATCCAGGGTCGTGAACGCCCGGAGGAACTCCGTGATCGCGTCCTGGAGAACTACGAGAAGATGGCCAGCGAGCGCGACATGATGGTCATCGAGGGGACCGACCGACTCACGACCGGCGGCATCGTCGATCTGACGGACGCCGACATCGCCGAGATGCTCGACGCCCAGGTCGTCCTGCTCTCGCGGTACGACGAGCCGGAGGACGTCGACGACATCCTCGCGGCCGCCGAGACGCTGGGCGATTCCCTGGCCGGCGTGCTGTTCAACGCCGTTCCGGACTCGGTGTTCGACCAGCTGACCACCGATGTCGTGCCGTTCCTCGAGAACCACGATATCCCCGTCCTGGGAGTCGTCCCGCGGGTCCAGGAACTGGCTGGCCTGACGGTCGGCGACCTGGCCGAGCGCCTGGGTGCGGAAGTACTGACTTCCGACGCCTCGACGGATCTGTTCGTCGAGCGCTTCACCGTCGGTGCGATGTCCGGCGAGTCGGCACTGACGCAGTTCCGCCGGATGCAGAACGCGGTGATGATCACCAGCGGCGACCGCCCGGAGATCGTCACGGCTGCCCTGGAAGCCTCGGGGATCAAATGCATCATCCTGGGCGGCGGGTTCCGACCGTCGAACGCGATCGTCGGCCGCGCAGAGGAGGAAGGCGTGCCGATCCTTCTGTTGCAGTCTGACACGCGCATGGTCATCGACCGCACCGAGGACTTCCTCAAGACCGGGCCGACCCGCAGCGTCGGAACCGTCGATCGGATGCAGGAACTGCTTGACGACCACGCCGACGTCGGTTCGCTGATCGGCGTCGAACGCGACGACGAGTAA
- the hflX gene encoding GTPase HflX encodes MTGDTGDTERAIVVKRVDEGRAETVEIENLAGAAGYQVLETLTQTRTEDPAFHVGEGKAAEIAEHVAATGATTVIFDNQLGPYQTFNLGNKLPEGVRLLDRFRLIIEIFGQRAQTRKAQLQVELAELRYELPRAEAKASLAQRDERPGFMGLGEYDESREEDIKAQISRIRDELERIEQTDQHRREQRRESGFDLVALAGYTNAGKSTLLRRLAADLDVDENRDVHPDLDETAESEDRLFTTLGTTTRRVDLDRRDALVTDTVGFIADLPHWLVESFKSTLDSVYRADLVLLVVDVSESVEEIREKLVTSHDTLYERNEAPILTVLNKIDRVDDEELRRKREALSALAPNPVAVSAKTGENVNRIRERIDEELPDLRRERLVLPMTDDAMSVVSWIHDHAHVESVEYGEEIVLEFEGRPAIVEQSRAKAGNLSEASA; translated from the coding sequence GTGACGGGAGACACTGGAGACACCGAACGGGCGATCGTCGTCAAGCGCGTCGACGAAGGGCGCGCTGAGACGGTGGAGATCGAGAACCTGGCCGGAGCCGCTGGTTATCAGGTCCTTGAGACACTCACTCAGACGCGGACGGAGGACCCAGCCTTTCACGTTGGTGAGGGAAAGGCCGCCGAAATCGCCGAGCACGTGGCTGCCACCGGGGCGACGACTGTCATCTTTGACAACCAGCTCGGGCCATACCAGACGTTTAACCTCGGTAACAAGCTACCGGAGGGGGTTCGGCTACTGGATCGGTTCCGGCTCATCATCGAGATCTTCGGCCAGCGCGCCCAGACTCGCAAGGCACAGCTGCAGGTCGAACTCGCGGAACTGCGATACGAACTCCCGCGGGCGGAAGCCAAAGCCAGCCTGGCCCAACGAGACGAGCGCCCCGGCTTCATGGGGCTGGGAGAGTACGACGAGAGCCGCGAGGAAGACATCAAAGCTCAGATCTCCCGCATCAGGGACGAACTCGAACGGATCGAGCAGACCGACCAGCACCGCCGCGAACAGCGCCGCGAGTCGGGATTCGATCTGGTGGCACTCGCCGGGTACACCAACGCCGGGAAGTCGACGCTACTGCGGCGACTCGCCGCGGACCTCGACGTCGACGAGAACCGGGACGTTCACCCCGACCTGGACGAGACGGCTGAATCCGAGGATCGGCTGTTCACGACGCTCGGAACGACCACGCGACGCGTCGATCTGGACCGACGGGACGCCCTCGTGACCGACACGGTCGGGTTCATCGCCGATCTGCCACACTGGCTGGTCGAGTCATTCAAATCCACGCTTGACTCGGTCTATCGGGCGGACCTCGTCTTGCTCGTCGTCGACGTCAGCGAGTCCGTCGAAGAGATCCGCGAGAAACTCGTGACGTCCCACGACACGCTCTATGAGCGCAACGAGGCCCCGATCCTGACGGTCCTGAACAAGATCGACAGGGTTGATGACGAGGAACTACGTCGCAAGCGTGAGGCACTCTCAGCGCTCGCCCCGAACCCAGTTGCCGTCAGCGCAAAAACTGGCGAGAACGTCAATCGGATCCGTGAACGGATCGACGAGGAATTGCCGGATCTACGGCGCGAGCGGCTCGTTCTGCCGATGACTGACGACGCGATGAGCGTCGTCTCCTGGATTCACGACCACGCCCACGTCGAGTCAGTCGAGTACGGCGAGGAGATCGTCCTCGAGTTCGAGGGGCGGCCGGCCATCGTCGAACAGTCCCGCGCGAAGGCCGGGAACCTCAGCGAGGCGTCTGCCTGA
- a CDS encoding acyl-CoA thioesterase, with protein sequence MPTVRETHLENRWRIQPNHANNYETVHGGNVMKWMDELGALSAMRAAGEPCVTASIDEMNFHRPIPVGETVVIESYAYQTGRTSVKVALEAAREDPRTGDREVTTGSRFVFVAIDQDGSPVEVPDLTVESDRCQTLRDRALEREQDEA encoded by the coding sequence ATGCCCACGGTACGTGAGACCCACCTTGAGAACCGCTGGCGGATCCAGCCCAACCATGCGAACAACTACGAGACAGTCCATGGGGGAAACGTGATGAAGTGGATGGATGAACTCGGCGCGCTGTCGGCGATGCGCGCGGCCGGCGAACCCTGCGTGACGGCCTCCATCGACGAAATGAATTTCCACCGGCCGATCCCGGTCGGCGAGACGGTCGTCATCGAGTCCTACGCGTACCAGACCGGCCGGACCAGCGTCAAAGTAGCACTCGAAGCCGCCCGCGAGGACCCCCGGACCGGCGATAGAGAAGTGACCACCGGATCGCGGTTCGTCTTCGTCGCCATCGATCAGGATGGGTCACCGGTCGAAGTCCCGGATCTGACCGTGGAGAGCGACCGCTGTCAGACGTTGCGAGACCGAGCGCTCGAACGCGAACAGGACGAAGCGTAA